The following are encoded together in the Equus quagga isolate Etosha38 chromosome 1, UCLA_HA_Equagga_1.0, whole genome shotgun sequence genome:
- the LOC124225846 gene encoding 60S acidic ribosomal protein P1-like, whose product MASELELACIYPALILLMDDEVMVMEDKINALIKAAGVNVEPFWPGLFAKALANVNISSLICSVGAGGPAPGASAGPAGGPAPSTTAAPAEEKKVEAKKEELRSLMMTWALVFLTKPLVTCSIKS is encoded by the coding sequence ATGGCCTCTGAGTTGGAGCTTGCCTGCATCTACCCGGCCCTCATCCTGCTGATGGACGATGAGGTGATGGTCATGGAGGATAAAATCAACGCTCTCATTAAAGCAGCCGGTGTAAATGTTGAACCTTTCTGGCCAGGCTTGTTCGCAAAGGCCCTGGCCAATGTCAACATCAGCAGCCTCATATGCAGTGTAGGAGCTGGTGGACCCGCCCCAGGAGCTAGTGCTGGACCAGCAGGAGGTCCTGCCCCCTCCACCACTGCCGCCCCAGCTgaggagaagaaagtggaagCCAAGAAAGAAGAATTGAGGAGTCTGATGATGACATGGGCTTTGGTCTTTTTGACTAAACCTCTTGTAACATGTTCAATAAAAAGCTGA